A single region of the Anaerostipes rhamnosivorans genome encodes:
- a CDS encoding PTS mannitol transporter subunit IICB, whose amino-acid sequence MASSFKAKVQKMGGFLSGMVMPNIGALIAWGIITALFIPTGYFPNEKMNELVGPTLKFLIPLLFGYTGGHTVYGRRGAVAGTLATIGVIIGSEATMMIGGMVMGPLGALIIKQFDKLLEGRVKPGLEMLVDNFSMGIIGALMMIAGFVVITPLFAGITNILTVGVNFAIDHSILPFTPIFVVPGQVLFLNNAINHGIFTPLAIEQAAQTGKSILYLVEANGGNWAGLVLAFMFFGKGMAKKSAPGAAIIHIIGGIGEVSFPYALIKPVTILGPICGSIAALFWFQIMGGGAVAAVSPGSIIALAIMSPKGKLLVNLAGYVIAAVVSFLIVAFFLKRDKTPEDEVEEVGGIDMSQFVESHSAPGEEKKATAGDTTLPKKEVKKVAFACDAGMGSSAMGASMLKTQLNKIGMFIDVNHVSIHQIPADIDVIVTNENLYETAKNAAPAGVPVIAIENFLDAAEQAAIAKKIKDMSE is encoded by the coding sequence ATGGCAAGTAGTTTTAAAGCTAAAGTCCAAAAAATGGGCGGATTCCTTTCAGGAATGGTAATGCCTAACATTGGTGCCCTGATTGCATGGGGTATTATCACAGCATTATTTATTCCTACAGGATATTTCCCGAATGAAAAGATGAATGAACTCGTAGGCCCGACACTTAAGTTCTTGATTCCATTGTTGTTTGGATATACCGGAGGTCACACAGTATATGGAAGACGTGGTGCCGTTGCAGGTACACTTGCAACAATCGGTGTTATCATTGGATCAGAAGCAACTATGATGATCGGTGGTATGGTCATGGGACCGCTTGGTGCATTGATCATCAAACAGTTTGACAAATTATTAGAAGGACGTGTAAAACCAGGTCTGGAAATGTTAGTAGACAACTTCTCCATGGGTATCATTGGAGCACTCATGATGATCGCAGGATTCGTTGTGATTACACCGCTTTTTGCAGGTATCACAAATATCTTAACAGTGGGTGTTAACTTTGCTATTGATCACAGTATCCTTCCATTTACACCAATCTTTGTTGTACCAGGACAGGTATTGTTCTTAAATAATGCGATCAATCACGGTATTTTTACTCCGCTTGCGATTGAACAGGCTGCACAGACAGGAAAATCTATTCTGTATCTTGTTGAGGCAAATGGTGGTAACTGGGCAGGACTTGTACTTGCGTTTATGTTCTTTGGAAAAGGTATGGCAAAGAAATCTGCACCTGGCGCAGCAATCATACATATCATCGGTGGTATCGGTGAAGTATCTTTCCCTTACGCTTTGATCAAACCAGTAACAATCCTTGGGCCAATCTGTGGTTCTATCGCAGCATTATTCTGGTTCCAGATCATGGGTGGTGGTGCTGTTGCAGCAGTATCTCCTGGATCTATCATTGCATTGGCAATTATGTCTCCGAAAGGCAAGCTGCTCGTCAACTTGGCGGGATATGTCATAGCCGCTGTGGTATCGTTCCTCATCGTAGCGTTCTTCCTTAAACGAGATAAGACACCGGAGGATGAGGTTGAAGAAGTAGGCGGAATTGACATGAGTCAGTTTGTGGAAAGCCACAGTGCTCCTGGAGAAGAGAAAAAAGCAACAGCAGGAGATACAACTCTTCCGAAAAAAGAAGTTAAAAAAGTAGCATTTGCGTGTGACGCAGGAATGGGATCCAGCGCAATGGGTGCTTCTATGCTGAAGACACAGCTGAACAAGATTGGAATGTTTATTGATGTCAATCATGTATCCATCCATCAAATCCCAGCAGATATTGATGTTATTGTAACGAACGAAAACTTATATGAGACTGCGAAGAATGCGGCTCCTGCAGGAGTACCGGTCATAGCGATCGAAAACTTCCTGGATGCGGCAGAACAGGCAGCAATCGCAAAGAAGATTAAAGATATGTCTGAATAG
- a CDS encoding DeoR/GlpR family DNA-binding transcription regulator: protein MFARERKEELLAYMRIHKKAGIHELSEEFHVTGATIRSDLSELEKEGHLIRTHGGALLKEEEVTKEAFLASRWNLNPDKKRIIAEGAKEYVSEGDIILIDSGSTMLEFAKVLTDFNDLKVVTNDLNIALELQKKPSIQVILIGGTVRNQFDCTFGSLGIEFLERISVDKLFLSPNALSVSKGLTTPNEETAAMKRAMMKTATEAYMLCDSTKIGRKTFCRFARLCDFQYLITDDGIGNADKKELEKQGMKVKVCRMKTGS from the coding sequence ATGTTTGCAAGAGAGCGGAAAGAAGAATTGCTCGCCTACATGAGGATACATAAAAAGGCTGGCATCCATGAATTATCGGAAGAATTCCATGTGACCGGCGCCACCATAAGGTCCGACTTGAGTGAATTGGAGAAAGAGGGACACTTGATTCGGACCCACGGCGGTGCACTGTTAAAGGAAGAAGAAGTCACCAAGGAGGCATTTCTTGCCTCCCGGTGGAATTTAAATCCCGATAAAAAAAGGATCATTGCCGAGGGAGCAAAGGAATATGTCAGTGAGGGTGATATCATCTTGATCGACAGCGGTTCCACCATGCTGGAGTTTGCAAAGGTTCTGACAGACTTCAACGACTTGAAGGTTGTGACAAACGATTTGAACATCGCTCTTGAACTGCAAAAAAAACCTTCGATTCAGGTGATACTGATTGGAGGAACTGTAAGGAACCAGTTTGATTGTACCTTTGGTTCTCTGGGGATTGAATTCCTTGAGAGGATTTCTGTGGATAAATTGTTTTTGTCACCGAATGCTTTATCCGTGTCCAAAGGGCTGACCACGCCAAATGAGGAGACGGCAGCGATGAAGCGTGCAATGATGAAAACCGCTACGGAAGCATACATGCTGTGCGACAGTACGAAAATTGGACGGAAAACCTTTTGCCGGTTTGCGAGGCTTTGTGATTTTCAGTATCTGATCACAGATGATGGGATTGGTAATGCTGACAAAAAGGAACTTGAAAAACAGGGAATGAAGGTAAAGGTGTGCAGGATGAAGACCGGGAGCTGA
- a CDS encoding zinc-binding dehydrogenase has translation MKAKGVRMYGAKDIRLEEFELPEIKEDEVLLKVMSDSICMSTWKEVKLGSGHIRVPDDIADHPVIIGHEFSGVIEQVGSKWADEYKEGERFVVLPGIPDQMGAPGYSYEHFGGAVTYCIVPNDVIEKGCLLHYDGDAFYEVSVSEPMYCIIGGYMANYHTKPETHEHFIGAKEGGNIAILGGCGPMGLGAISYALAMENKPKMVVVTEINDDRINRAREVISEEDAKARGVELHYVNTAKMDDEVKELMDLTGGEGYHDVFVYAPVKAIAETGNKILAFDGCMNLFAGPADSGFSADMNLYDCHYRNTKLLGSSGGIKADLLEALDLIAKKEVNPAVMITHVGGIDSIVDTTLRLPEIPGGKKLTYTQFEMPLTAIDDFRKLGETDPLFAKLADACDKNQGLWNKEAEEMLLDHFGV, from the coding sequence ATGAAGGCAAAAGGTGTGAGAATGTATGGGGCAAAGGATATTCGGCTGGAGGAGTTTGAACTGCCGGAGATCAAAGAAGATGAAGTGCTTTTGAAGGTCATGAGTGACAGCATCTGTATGTCTACATGGAAGGAAGTAAAACTTGGAAGCGGACATATCCGTGTACCAGACGATATCGCAGACCATCCGGTCATCATCGGACATGAATTTTCCGGAGTGATCGAGCAGGTCGGATCTAAATGGGCAGATGAATATAAAGAAGGGGAACGTTTTGTAGTACTGCCGGGTATTCCGGACCAGATGGGTGCGCCGGGTTATTCCTATGAGCATTTTGGAGGTGCAGTGACTTACTGCATCGTTCCGAATGATGTTATTGAAAAAGGGTGTCTGCTCCATTATGACGGTGATGCTTTCTATGAGGTTTCTGTGTCAGAGCCTATGTACTGCATCATCGGCGGTTATATGGCTAACTACCATACAAAACCTGAGACCCATGAACATTTTATCGGGGCAAAAGAAGGCGGAAATATCGCAATTCTTGGAGGATGCGGCCCGATGGGGCTGGGCGCTATCAGCTATGCGCTCGCTATGGAAAATAAACCTAAAATGGTTGTAGTCACAGAGATTAATGACGACCGAATTAACAGGGCAAGAGAAGTAATCTCAGAAGAAGATGCCAAGGCGAGGGGCGTTGAACTTCATTATGTAAATACTGCGAAGATGGACGATGAGGTCAAAGAACTGATGGATCTCACCGGAGGAGAAGGATATCATGATGTGTTTGTATACGCTCCGGTAAAAGCCATTGCAGAGACGGGCAACAAGATCCTTGCGTTTGACGGATGCATGAACCTTTTTGCAGGGCCTGCAGACAGTGGATTTTCCGCAGACATGAATTTATATGACTGCCACTATAGAAATACAAAGCTTCTTGGATCTTCAGGCGGCATCAAAGCAGACCTTCTGGAGGCATTGGATCTAATAGCCAAGAAGGAAGTAAATCCGGCTGTTATGATCACTCATGTGGGAGGTATAGATTCTATCGTTGATACGACCCTGCGTCTGCCGGAGATTCCGGGAGGAAAGAAGCTTACTTATACACAGTTTGAAATGCCGTTAACTGCCATTGATGATTTCAGAAAACTGGGTGAGACAGATCCTCTGTTTGCGAAGCTCGCGGATGCCTGCGATAAGAATCAGGGATTATGGAATAAAGAAGCAGAAGAGATGTTATTAGATCATTTCGGAGTATAA
- a CDS encoding VanZ family protein, with translation METQLSLFESIKDLLYLKPLFFVGLAVIIILLYLVSRADKTWLNIKVLCGSCLMYYYLCIVLKHIVGVPTVKDLVWRAGIGEAIFNPNISLIPLAGGIGMDFILNILCFIPLGLLCPVISKSYGRMKKTVLFGLWFSLAIEISQMFTLYRATDSSDLIANVLGTALGWFCFKMAARLRKTRKPYGDSGSAGKDPGRFFPGLTLMTAFMFTFIS, from the coding sequence ATGGAAACCCAGTTAAGCCTATTTGAATCAATCAAAGACCTGTTATATTTAAAGCCGTTGTTTTTTGTGGGACTGGCAGTGATCATTATATTGCTATATCTGGTGTCCAGGGCAGACAAGACATGGCTTAACATAAAGGTATTGTGCGGTTCCTGTCTAATGTACTATTACCTGTGTATTGTTTTAAAGCATATTGTTGGGGTCCCGACAGTAAAAGATCTAGTCTGGAGAGCTGGGATCGGGGAGGCGATTTTTAATCCGAATATCAGTCTGATTCCACTGGCTGGCGGTATCGGAATGGATTTTATCCTGAACATTCTTTGTTTTATCCCCTTGGGGCTGCTTTGCCCGGTTATAAGCAAGAGCTATGGACGGATGAAAAAGACGGTTCTGTTTGGACTGTGGTTTTCGCTGGCCATTGAGATAAGCCAGATGTTTACACTGTACAGGGCAACAGACAGCAGTGACCTGATCGCAAATGTCTTGGGAACAGCCCTAGGCTGGTTCTGTTTTAAGATGGCCGCACGGCTTAGAAAGACTAGGAAACCGTACGGTGACAGCGGCTCCGCGGGAAAAGATCCTGGGCGGTTTTTCCCTGGCCTGACCTTAATGACTGCTTTTATGTTTACTTTTATAAGCTAA
- a CDS encoding PTS mannitol transporter subunit IICBA, translating into MKNAVQRFGKFLSAMVMPNIGAFIAWGLITALFIEKGWFPNAKLATMVDPMLKYILPVLIGYQGGKLVAGDRGGVIAVIAILGVICGSNEVMFMGAMAMGPFAGWVIKKFDKAVDGHIPAGFEMLVNNFSIGIIGMILAIIGYYLIGPVMTAILTVLTAGVDFLIGHSLLPLVSVFVEPAKVLFLNNAINHGIFTPIGGEQVQAAGKSIMYMIEANPGAGLGVLSAYWAFSKDKRTKDSAPGAIIIHFFGGIHEIYFPYVLMNPVVIIASIVGSACAVFYYSLFNIGLTGPASPGSIIAFLTMAPKGSTLAVLLGVVIAAVVSFLVAAPIIKMSNGKSLEEASDSVQNMKAASKGIAKKAGEIKKIVFACDAGMGSSAMGATKFRNRIKPLGLGITVINSSVDTVPADTDVVVCQEVLADRAAKSAPNAQLVTIKNFLQDEAIDGLYDKLAQGREEGAVSVKEQTEQASSGTEAKPMVMVREGIKLGQKSVSKEEAIEAAGKLLYELGYVEKEYIEAMQERERTVTTYLGMGVAIPHGTGDAKNKVKKTGIVLVQYPDGVDFGDEKAYLVFGIAGIGNEHLELLGKITQVIDSQDNLDKLKAAGNVQDVLDMLK; encoded by the coding sequence ATGAAAAACGCAGTACAAAGATTTGGAAAGTTTTTGAGCGCAATGGTCATGCCGAATATCGGCGCATTTATTGCATGGGGATTAATCACGGCCCTGTTTATTGAAAAGGGATGGTTCCCGAACGCAAAACTTGCAACTATGGTTGATCCGATGCTGAAGTACATTCTTCCGGTACTGATTGGTTATCAGGGAGGTAAACTCGTAGCCGGAGACCGGGGCGGGGTCATCGCAGTCATCGCCATCCTGGGTGTGATCTGCGGAAGCAATGAGGTCATGTTCATGGGAGCGATGGCTATGGGTCCTTTTGCAGGATGGGTCATCAAGAAGTTTGACAAGGCAGTGGACGGACATATTCCGGCCGGATTTGAAATGCTGGTCAACAACTTCTCCATCGGTATCATCGGAATGATCCTGGCGATCATCGGCTACTACCTGATCGGACCGGTTATGACAGCCATCCTGACCGTACTTACGGCAGGAGTTGATTTCCTCATCGGACACAGCCTGTTACCGCTGGTATCTGTTTTTGTGGAGCCGGCAAAAGTATTGTTCCTGAACAATGCCATTAATCATGGTATCTTTACTCCGATCGGAGGAGAGCAGGTACAGGCAGCCGGGAAATCCATCATGTACATGATCGAGGCGAACCCAGGCGCAGGCCTTGGAGTTCTGTCCGCATACTGGGCATTTTCCAAAGATAAAAGAACAAAGGATTCCGCGCCAGGCGCGATCATCATCCACTTTTTCGGCGGAATCCATGAGATCTATTTCCCTTATGTACTGATGAACCCTGTTGTCATCATTGCATCCATCGTAGGTTCTGCCTGTGCGGTATTCTATTACTCTTTGTTTAACATCGGACTTACCGGACCGGCATCACCTGGATCTATCATCGCTTTTCTAACAATGGCGCCGAAAGGATCAACGCTGGCCGTACTGCTCGGAGTTGTGATCGCTGCGGTTGTATCTTTCCTCGTAGCGGCTCCGATCATCAAGATGTCCAACGGAAAGAGCCTGGAAGAGGCCTCAGACAGTGTTCAGAATATGAAGGCCGCCAGCAAAGGTATTGCAAAAAAGGCAGGAGAGATCAAGAAGATCGTATTCGCCTGTGACGCAGGTATGGGCTCCAGCGCCATGGGAGCGACCAAATTCAGAAACAGGATTAAGCCTTTGGGGCTTGGCATTACAGTGATCAATTCCTCTGTTGATACGGTGCCTGCCGATACGGATGTGGTTGTATGTCAGGAGGTTTTAGCAGACCGTGCGGCCAAAAGCGCACCAAATGCACAGCTTGTAACGATCAAGAACTTTCTCCAGGACGAGGCCATTGACGGTCTGTACGATAAACTGGCCCAGGGCCGGGAAGAAGGAGCCGTCTCTGTGAAAGAACAGACAGAACAGGCGTCTTCAGGGACAGAGGCAAAACCGATGGTCATGGTGAGGGAAGGAATCAAGCTCGGACAAAAGAGTGTCTCCAAAGAAGAAGCCATAGAGGCAGCAGGAAAATTACTTTATGAGCTGGGTTATGTAGAAAAAGAGTATATTGAAGCCATGCAGGAGAGAGAACGCACAGTCACCACCTATCTTGGTATGGGAGTTGCGATCCCTCACGGAACCGGAGATGCGAAAAATAAAGTCAAGAAAACCGGTATCGTCCTTGTTCAGTATCCGGACGGTGTGGATTTCGGAGACGAAAAAGCCTACTTAGTGTTCGGAATCGCAGGAATCGGCAACGAACATCTGGAACTGCTTGGAAAGATCACACAGGTGATCGACAGCCAGGATAATCTTGACAAATTAAAAGCAGCGGGCAATGTCCAGGATGTTCTGGATATGCTGAAATAG
- a CDS encoding DeoR/GlpR family DNA-binding transcription regulator: MFAEERREQILIYLKKHKRAEVKELIEEFQVTGATLRADLRAMEEEGSIVRTHGGALLKEDVLQKEDFLSLRRGHEEEKKAIAKIARAYVKEGDAVILDSGSTTLELALLLKDAKNIKVITNDLQIALELQENPWIELYIVGGKVRNNFRLTQGAIGTDFIKSIAVNKVFLSPNALSIFGGATTSNEEMKEIKQAMMEAAGEIYMLCDSSKIGQRAFCKFARLSEFKLMLTDSGISKLDKNAIEEQGLEVKICK; this comes from the coding sequence ATGTTTGCAGAGGAAAGAAGAGAACAAATTCTAATATATTTAAAAAAGCACAAACGGGCTGAAGTGAAGGAACTCATTGAAGAGTTCCAGGTCACAGGGGCAACTCTGAGGGCGGACCTGCGGGCGATGGAAGAGGAGGGGTCGATTGTCCGCACCCACGGCGGCGCACTGCTGAAAGAAGATGTTCTGCAGAAAGAAGACTTCTTATCACTCAGAAGAGGGCACGAAGAAGAAAAGAAAGCCATTGCCAAAATCGCCAGAGCTTATGTGAAAGAGGGAGACGCGGTTATCTTGGACAGCGGAAGTACCACACTGGAACTTGCGCTGCTGTTAAAAGACGCGAAAAACATCAAGGTTATCACCAACGATCTTCAGATTGCGTTGGAACTTCAGGAAAATCCGTGGATTGAACTTTACATTGTCGGAGGAAAGGTGAGAAATAACTTTCGTCTGACCCAGGGAGCTATTGGCACTGACTTTATAAAAAGCATTGCGGTAAACAAAGTATTTCTATCTCCCAACGCCCTGTCCATTTTCGGCGGGGCAACTACGAGTAATGAAGAGATGAAGGAGATCAAGCAGGCTATGATGGAAGCGGCCGGCGAGATCTATATGCTCTGCGACAGCTCAAAGATAGGACAGAGAGCTTTCTGTAAGTTTGCCAGACTGAGCGAGTTTAAACTGATGCTCACGGATTCCGGAATTTCCAAATTAGACAAAAATGCAATTGAAGAACAGGGACTTGAAGTAAAGATATGCAAATGA
- a CDS encoding zinc-binding dehydrogenase, with protein MQVKGVRLYGVDDIRLEEFELPEIKDDEILVKVISDSICMSTWKTVKQGANHKRVPNDVADHPILVGHEFAGDIVKVGKKWKDQFKPGQKFAQQPAIPGQMESPGYSYQYCGGAATYCIFPNDIIEKGCVWTFEGDSYFDASVAEPMCCVISGYHTNYHTVPGNYEHVMGTKEGGNILILGGCGPMGLGAVSYALAFENKPKRVVVTDISDDRVERAKQVISIEDAKAAGVELHYVNTAAMDDQEKELMDITEGHGYDDVFVYVPITGVAELGNKLLAYDGCMNLFAGPTDPKFSANMNLYDCHYSRTKILGSTGGTIDDMKEAINKAASKEIKPAVMITHIGGIDAVAETTKNLPDIPGGKKLTYMQFDMPLTAIADFRKLGETDPLYAKLADACDKHNGLWNVEAEKILFEHFGA; from the coding sequence ATGCAGGTAAAAGGTGTAAGATTGTACGGGGTGGACGACATTAGATTAGAAGAATTTGAACTGCCGGAGATCAAAGATGATGAGATCTTAGTGAAGGTCATCAGTGACAGTATTTGTATGTCAACATGGAAGACAGTAAAGCAGGGAGCAAACCATAAAAGAGTGCCGAATGACGTTGCGGATCATCCGATATTGGTGGGACATGAGTTTGCAGGCGATATTGTGAAAGTAGGAAAGAAGTGGAAGGATCAGTTTAAACCTGGACAAAAGTTTGCCCAGCAGCCGGCCATCCCGGGTCAGATGGAATCCCCTGGGTATTCTTATCAGTACTGTGGCGGTGCGGCAACCTACTGCATCTTCCCGAACGACATTATCGAGAAGGGATGTGTATGGACATTTGAGGGAGACAGCTACTTTGACGCATCTGTGGCAGAGCCTATGTGCTGTGTGATCAGCGGCTACCACACAAACTACCATACAGTTCCAGGGAACTATGAGCATGTGATGGGAACAAAAGAAGGCGGAAATATCCTGATCTTAGGCGGATGCGGACCTATGGGATTAGGTGCTGTGAGCTACGCGCTTGCATTTGAGAATAAGCCGAAACGTGTTGTTGTGACCGATATCAGCGACGACCGTGTGGAACGCGCAAAACAGGTGATTTCAATCGAGGACGCCAAAGCGGCAGGCGTGGAACTCCACTATGTGAATACTGCAGCTATGGATGACCAGGAAAAGGAACTGATGGATATCACAGAAGGACACGGATATGATGATGTATTCGTATATGTTCCGATCACAGGCGTTGCAGAACTTGGAAATAAGCTTCTTGCATACGACGGATGCATGAACCTCTTTGCAGGACCTACAGATCCGAAGTTCTCAGCAAATATGAATCTTTATGACTGTCATTACTCCAGAACTAAAATCTTAGGAAGCACAGGCGGAACGATTGACGATATGAAAGAGGCCATCAACAAGGCAGCTTCCAAGGAGATCAAACCTGCAGTCATGATCACTCATATCGGAGGAATCGACGCAGTTGCTGAGACAACAAAGAATCTTCCGGACATCCCAGGAGGAAAGAAGCTTACTTATATGCAGTTTGACATGCCGCTGACGGCGATTGCTGATTTCAGAAAGTTAGGAGAAACAGATCCGTTGTACGCCAAACTGGCTGACGCATGTGACAAACACAACGGATTATGGAATGTAGAAGCTGAGAAGATCTTATTTGAGCACTTTGGGGCATAA
- a CDS encoding TIGR00266 family protein, producing the protein MKHEMIGATVPAVEVELDRGEAMFTQSGAMAWMDPAIKGDSKMEGGLLKGIGRKFAGESLFMVTYTSERDGAKIAFASTVPGTILPLQFQGNGGMICQKKAFLCAQRSVSLETIFTKKLSTGAFGGEGFILQRLSGNGMAFLEVDGDAVTKVLAPGETILVDTGNVVAFEDGVSYEIERIKGVKNIFFGGEGLFLTKLTGPGKIILQTQNFNDFAGRIASLIPSGS; encoded by the coding sequence ATGAAGCACGAAATGATTGGCGCTACTGTGCCGGCAGTGGAAGTAGAACTGGACCGAGGAGAGGCTATGTTTACCCAGTCGGGGGCGATGGCATGGATGGATCCCGCGATCAAGGGAGATTCCAAGATGGAGGGCGGGCTGCTGAAAGGCATCGGCAGAAAGTTTGCCGGAGAATCTCTTTTTATGGTGACTTACACATCGGAGAGAGACGGGGCGAAGATTGCATTTGCATCCACGGTTCCTGGAACAATCCTTCCGCTTCAGTTTCAGGGAAACGGCGGCATGATTTGCCAGAAGAAGGCATTTTTATGTGCACAGCGCAGTGTTTCATTGGAGACGATCTTTACGAAGAAGCTTTCAACAGGAGCCTTTGGAGGAGAGGGTTTCATACTGCAGAGACTTTCAGGAAACGGAATGGCATTTCTTGAGGTAGATGGGGACGCAGTGACGAAGGTCCTGGCTCCCGGAGAAACGATTCTTGTAGACACCGGAAATGTCGTAGCCTTTGAAGATGGTGTAAGCTATGAGATTGAGAGAATCAAAGGCGTTAAAAATATCTTCTTCGGAGGAGAAGGATTATTCCTGACCAAATTAACCGGCCCCGGAAAGATCATATTACAGACTCAGAATTTCAATGATTTTGCAGGAAGGATCGCGTCGCTTATACCTTCCGGCAGCTAA
- a CDS encoding CTP synthase has translation MPVKYVFVTGGVVSGLGKGITAASLGRLLKARGYHVTSQKFDPYINIDPGTMNPIQHGEVFVTDDGAETDLDLGHYERFIDEGLNKKSNVTTGKVYWNILQKERRGDYGGNTVQVIPHVTNEIKSRFYRNEEATEQEVAIIEIGGTVGDIESQPFLEALRQFQHEVGHENCILIHVTLIPYLKSSGELKTKPTQASVKDLQGMGIQPDILVCRSDYPLDDGIKRKIAQFCNVEKERVIQNLDAEVLYEVPLMMENERLAHEACACLRLPCPEPDLSEWRKMIDNWKHPKHKVEVALVGKYVSLHDAYISVVESLEHAGVANSADVSIRWVDSERVSSYNVDEMLGGVQGIIVPGGFGDRGIEGMICSIQYAREHKIPYLGLCLGMQLTIVEFARNVLGYADAHSKEFNENTEHPMIHIMADQDGVVNIGGTLRLGSYPCVLADGSKAEELYGTKEISERHRHRYEVNNKYRDVLQENGMMLSGCSPDGRIVEMIEIPSHPFFLATQAHPEFKSRPNKAHPLFKGFIEASLKNGGMI, from the coding sequence ATGCCAGTAAAATACGTATTTGTCACCGGCGGTGTTGTTTCAGGCCTTGGAAAAGGAATCACTGCAGCGTCTCTGGGACGATTACTGAAAGCGAGAGGTTATCACGTAACCAGCCAGAAGTTTGATCCATATATCAATATTGACCCGGGAACCATGAACCCGATCCAGCACGGAGAAGTTTTTGTGACGGATGACGGGGCGGAGACAGATCTTGACCTGGGACACTATGAGCGATTCATCGATGAAGGCCTGAACAAAAAATCAAACGTGACAACAGGAAAGGTTTACTGGAATATTTTACAGAAGGAACGGCGCGGAGATTACGGCGGCAACACGGTTCAGGTGATCCCGCATGTGACCAATGAGATCAAGAGCCGTTTTTATAGAAATGAAGAGGCAACGGAACAGGAAGTGGCGATCATAGAGATCGGTGGTACTGTGGGAGATATTGAGAGCCAGCCATTTTTAGAGGCGCTCAGACAGTTCCAGCATGAAGTGGGACATGAAAACTGTATCCTGATCCATGTAACGCTGATCCCGTATTTAAAGAGCTCAGGAGAGTTAAAGACAAAGCCGACTCAGGCCAGCGTCAAGGATCTCCAGGGTATGGGAATACAGCCGGATATTCTCGTGTGCAGATCGGACTATCCTCTGGATGACGGCATCAAGAGGAAGATCGCGCAGTTCTGTAACGTGGAAAAAGAGCGGGTAATCCAGAACCTGGATGCGGAAGTGTTATACGAAGTGCCGTTGATGATGGAAAATGAACGACTGGCACATGAAGCCTGCGCATGCCTGCGCCTTCCATGTCCGGAGCCGGATCTTTCTGAATGGCGCAAGATGATCGATAACTGGAAGCATCCGAAGCACAAAGTGGAAGTGGCTCTGGTAGGGAAGTATGTATCCCTTCACGATGCATATATCAGTGTGGTAGAATCCCTGGAACATGCCGGAGTTGCGAATTCTGCCGATGTGAGCATCCGCTGGGTGGACTCTGAGAGAGTCAGCTCTTATAATGTGGATGAGATGCTGGGAGGCGTCCAGGGTATTATTGTTCCGGGTGGTTTCGGAGACCGAGGTATTGAGGGCATGATCTGTTCGATTCAATATGCGAGGGAGCATAAGATCCCTTATCTGGGACTGTGTCTCGGTATGCAGCTTACCATTGTGGAATTTGCCAGAAATGTTCTTGGCTACGCAGACGCACACAGCAAAGAATTTAATGAAAACACGGAACATCCGATGATCCATATTATGGCGGATCAGGACGGAGTGGTGAATATCGGAGGGACACTGAGGCTTGGTTCCTATCCGTGTGTCCTGGCAGACGGATCCAAGGCAGAAGAACTCTATGGAACGAAAGAAATCTCCGAACGCCACCGCCACCGCTATGAAGTTAATAACAAGTATAGGGATGTACTGCAGGAAAACGGTATGATGCTCTCAGGATGTTCTCCGGACGGACGTATCGTGGAGATGATTGAGATCCCGTCTCACCCATTCTTCCTGGCAACACAGGCACATCCGGAATTTAAATCAAGACCGAACAAGGCACATCCTCTGTTTAAGGGATTCATTGAAGCATCACTTAAAAACGGAGGTATGATTTAA